The Porphyrobacter sp. HT-58-2 genome segment CCGCAACTGGCGCAGGTTTCAGCGCAGGATTTCGTCGTTTTCGAAGTTGCCCGGATCGAAGAAGCATCGGCGCCGCCGCTCGCACAGGTTCGCGCGGGTGCCATCGATGGCTGGAAGCGTTCGGAAGGCGCCAAGCTCGCCAAGGCTGCCGCCAATCGGATCGCTGCCAAGGTGCGCGCCGGAACGCCGCTGGCTGCCGCGATGGCCGCTGAAAACAAGCCCGGCTTCGAGCGCGAGGTGATCGACCTCGAACGGCGCCAGCTGCTTGCCAGTCGGGCCGGAAACGTGCCGCCGCCGCTGGTGCTGATGTTCAGCATGGCCAAGGGTACGGTCAAGCCGCTTGAAGGCCCGCGCAATCTCGGCTGGTACGTTGTCAGCCTTGACGACATCAGCACCCTGCCGCTCGAATCGGAAAAGGAACTGGTGACCCAGACCCGTCAGCAGCTCGCCCAGTCGCTCACGGAGGAATACCGTGCGCAGGTGACCGCCGGAATGCGCAAGGAACTGGGCGTGACCCGCAATGATGCGGCGATCACGGCGGTTCGCAAGCAGCTCGCCGGCGAACAGTGACAACGGGCCTGATCGTTTCGTGACCGCAACGCATGTCGTAACCGGACTGCCCGAAAACGCCGCGGCTGCCGCTGCCAACCTGGCGGCGGGAAAGCCCGCGCTGGTGTGGCGCCGGATCATCGCCGACAGCGACACGCCGGTCGGTGCGGCGCGGCGGCTGATCGTCCCGGGGCGCGGCGATTTTCTGCTGGAGAGCGTCGAGGGCGGCGAGGTGCGCGGGCGCTACAGCCTGCTCGGCCTCGACCCCGATCTGGTGTTCCGCGCCAAGGGCAACGCAGCCGCCGTCAACCGCAACTGGCAGCTTGACCGCGATGCCTTTGCGCCGCTGGCGGGTGATGCGCTGGGCGAACTGCGCGACCTTGCGGCGGCCTGCCGGATCGACCCGATGCCCGAAGGCCTGCCGCCTGCGCTCGCCTGTCTGGTCGGCTATCTCGGCTACGAAACCATCGGCCTTGTCGAAACCCTGCCGCGTGCGCCCGATAGCGCGCTGGATCTGCCCGATATGCTGTTTGTGCGGCCCACGGTGATCCTTGTGTTCGACGGGCTGACCAATGCGTTGTTCGCCATTGCGCCAATCTGGGAAGCAAGCGACCCGGCAGCCGCCGTTGCCCGCGCAGGCGAGCGGATCGATGAGACGCTGAGCCAGCTTGGCCGAGCGATGCCTGCCGGCGATGGCGCCGCCGTTCCGGATGCTCTGCCCGATCTTGCTCCGGTCATCGCGCCGGACGATTACAAGGCAATGGCCCTGCGCGCCAAGGACTACATCCTTGCAGGTGACATCTTTCAGGTGGTGCTGGCCCAGCGGTTCACCTGCCCTTTCACGCTCCCCCCCTTGGCGCTCTACCGCGCCTTGCGGCGGGTGAACCCCTCCCCCTTCCTCTACTTCCTCGATCTGCCCGGTTTTGCGCTGGTTGGT includes the following:
- the trpE gene encoding anthranilate synthase component I — translated: MWRRIIADSDTPVGAARRLIVPGRGDFLLESVEGGEVRGRYSLLGLDPDLVFRAKGNAAAVNRNWQLDRDAFAPLAGDALGELRDLAAACRIDPMPEGLPPALACLVGYLGYETIGLVETLPRAPDSALDLPDMLFVRPTVILVFDGLTNALFAIAPIWEASDPAAAVARAGERIDETLSQLGRAMPAGDGAAVPDALPDLAPVIAPDDYKAMALRAKDYILAGDIFQVVLAQRFTCPFTLPPLALYRALRRVNPSPFLYFLDLPGFALVGSSPEILVRVRDDEVTIRPIAGTRPRGKTREEDDANEASLLADPKERAEHLMLLDLGRNDVGRVAAAGTVEVTGSFTIERYSHVMHIVSNVVGRLDPSKDALDALFAGFPAGTVSGAPKIRACEIIAELEPETRGAYAGGVGYFAPDGSLDSCIVLRTAVVKDGVMHVQAGAGIVADSDPDYELAECRAKAGALIAAAREAVRVASEPGYGQ